A DNA window from Lutra lutra chromosome 8, mLutLut1.2, whole genome shotgun sequence contains the following coding sequences:
- the IL23A gene encoding interleukin-23 subunit alpha isoform X3, which yields MGEKKGSGSQALKTAQLAVAFTILPSRMGPHLGRRQEILNTSEDLPREEEDDETTQEVPRIQCEDGCDPQGLEDNSQFCLQRIHQGLVFYEKLLGSDIFTGEPSSLPNGPVDQLHASLLGLRQLLQPEGHHWETEQTPSPSPSQPWQRLLLRFKILRSLQAFVAVAARVFAHGAATLSP from the exons atgggagagaaaaaaggaagcgGGAGCCAGGCTCTTAAGACGGCCCAGCTAGCCGTGGCTTTTACGATTCT GCCTTCCAGAATGGGGCCACATTTGGGAAGAAGACAGGAGATATTAAACACAAGTGAG GACTTAccaagagaagaggaagatgatGAGACTACACAGGAGGTCCCCCGCATCCAGTGTGAGGATGGCTGTGATCCCCAAGGACTCGAAGACAACAGTCAG ttctgcTTACAAAGGATCCACCAGGGCCTGGTTTTTTATGAGAAGCTGCTAGGCTCAGACATTTTCACAGGGGAGCCTTCTTCACTCCCCAACGGCCCTGTGGACCAGCTTCACGCCTCCCTCTTGGGCCTGAGGCAACTCTTGCAG CCTGAGGGTCACCACTGGGAGACTGAGCAAACTCCAAGCCCCAGTCCCAGCCAGCCATGGCAGCGCCTCCTTCTCCGCTTCAAGATCCTTCGCAGCCTCCAGGCCTTTGTGGCTGTAGCTGCCCGGGTCTTTGCCCATGGAGCAGCAACCCTGAGCCCCTAA
- the IL23A gene encoding interleukin-23 subunit alpha isoform X2 yields the protein MLGSRVLMLLLPLLLPPLPWLAETRAVPEGGRPAWVRGQQLSQQLCTLAWSTNPHVDLPREEEDDETTQEVPRIQCEDGCDPQGLEDNSQFCLQRIHQGLVFYEKLLGSDIFTGEPSSLPNGPVDQLHASLLGLRQLLQPEGHHWETEQTPSPSPSQPWQRLLLRFKILRSLQAFVAVAARVFAHGAATLSP from the exons ATGCTGGGGAGCAGGGTTCTGATGCTGCTCTTGCCGCTGCTGCTGCCACCGCTGCCCTGGCTGGCTGAGACCCGAGCCGTGCCTGAGGGCGGTCGCCCTGCCTGGGTCCGGGGCCAGCAGCTCTCACAGCAGCTCTGCACGCTGGCCTGGAGCACAAATCCTCATGTG GACTTAccaagagaagaggaagatgatGAGACTACACAGGAGGTCCCCCGCATCCAGTGTGAGGATGGCTGTGATCCCCAAGGACTCGAAGACAACAGTCAG ttctgcTTACAAAGGATCCACCAGGGCCTGGTTTTTTATGAGAAGCTGCTAGGCTCAGACATTTTCACAGGGGAGCCTTCTTCACTCCCCAACGGCCCTGTGGACCAGCTTCACGCCTCCCTCTTGGGCCTGAGGCAACTCTTGCAG CCTGAGGGTCACCACTGGGAGACTGAGCAAACTCCAAGCCCCAGTCCCAGCCAGCCATGGCAGCGCCTCCTTCTCCGCTTCAAGATCCTTCGCAGCCTCCAGGCCTTTGTGGCTGTAGCTGCCCGGGTCTTTGCCCATGGAGCAGCAACCCTGAGCCCCTAA
- the IL23A gene encoding interleukin-23 subunit alpha isoform X1 yields the protein MLMGIGSLPRFLHGGYFGARGIKTSRGRESAVTSAGNSSFPNSPPRLTLNQTLRRKGRRSPSQSFQSGRAWGSPKPIRRIQDLPREEEDDETTQEVPRIQCEDGCDPQGLEDNSQFCLQRIHQGLVFYEKLLGSDIFTGEPSSLPNGPVDQLHASLLGLRQLLQPEGHHWETEQTPSPSPSQPWQRLLLRFKILRSLQAFVAVAARVFAHGAATLSP from the exons ATGCTTATGGGGATTGGGTCATTACCAAGATTTCTCCATGGCGGATATTTTGGAGCGCGTGGAATTAAAACGAGTAGGGGGAGAGAAAGCGCCGTCACCTCCGCGGGAAATTCCAGTTTCCCCAATTCTCCCCCGCGCCTGACGCTCAACCAAACCCTAAGGCGGAAAGGACGTCGCTCTCCCAGTCAGAGCTTCCAATCAGGAAGGGCGTGGGGCTCACCTAAGCCAATCAGAAGGATCCAG GACTTAccaagagaagaggaagatgatGAGACTACACAGGAGGTCCCCCGCATCCAGTGTGAGGATGGCTGTGATCCCCAAGGACTCGAAGACAACAGTCAG ttctgcTTACAAAGGATCCACCAGGGCCTGGTTTTTTATGAGAAGCTGCTAGGCTCAGACATTTTCACAGGGGAGCCTTCTTCACTCCCCAACGGCCCTGTGGACCAGCTTCACGCCTCCCTCTTGGGCCTGAGGCAACTCTTGCAG CCTGAGGGTCACCACTGGGAGACTGAGCAAACTCCAAGCCCCAGTCCCAGCCAGCCATGGCAGCGCCTCCTTCTCCGCTTCAAGATCCTTCGCAGCCTCCAGGCCTTTGTGGCTGTAGCTGCCCGGGTCTTTGCCCATGGAGCAGCAACCCTGAGCCCCTAA